TCCGGAAATCGGACATTCTATTTTAAACGGAGAAACCTTTCGCTTCGGATCTCCCAAAGCGACGATCGGTTCCCGAAAGATCGCCAGAACTTGGCCGACCTTTTTGATCTCTCCTTGGGGGGAAAACGTAAATGCGATCCTACCCGATTGGGAGAAAACAGGACCGGAAAATAGAAGAAAGAAGCAAAGAAAATAGAAGAAAGAAACGAACCGAGCAGGAAATTGCACGCGAGGCCCCCATCGAATGGTGAGGACTTTCATCTCTCTTGCCCGAACTAGAGGCAACCAGTTTTCTTGGCTCTAAATTCCGGAATTTCCCACGACTAGGAATGTTTCGCTTCTTCCGATCCTTCGTACTTAGCCGGCAATGTTCACTTCTCTGATCAGAATATCGGGTACCTTGATGGAAGAATAACTGTCGGCATACTGGTCGGAGATCCCTTCGATCCTTTGGATCAAATCGAAGAAATTGGTGTTCATCGTCATCCGATCCACCGGAAATTGCGGCTTTCCGTTCTCGTAATAAACCCCTTGGATCCCGATGGAAATTTCTCCCGAAACGGCGCTACATCCCGCTCCCCCTTCCAACTTCGTGATCAAGATACAGCGTGGAACGGAGGATAAAAGTTCTTGCCGAGTGTTCTTGCCGAAAGGAACAATCAGGTTGGAAAAGGAAGTGCCCGCTCTTCCGGAATAGGAGCGAACCCCGTTCCCACTAGGAGAAACTCCGTCCTTTTTAGCGGACTCCAAATTGTATAGAAACGCGTTTAAGATTCCGTTTTCCACGACACTTCTAGGAGAAGTGGGAACCCCCTCCGCGTCTAGCAGCCTAGAGCCGGGAAAATCGGGTATGTGAGGTTCGCAACGTATGTTCAACAAGGACGAAGCGATCTTCTCTCCTTTCTTACCGACCAATCTAGATTGTCCTTTCTGCACGGCATCCGCAAAAAAGGGAGAAGAGAACATCCCGAAAATCTGAGGACTGATCCGATGGGAAAGCACAACGGAAATCACCCCGCTTTCGATCGGTCTGGCGCCTAATAATTCCACCGCACGGGAAGCGGCCTCTTTCGCGATCTCCTCGGGAGAGAATTTGGACAGGTCCCGTCCGGAACGATAAAAGCTGCCCATTTTCTTACTGTCTTTTTCGGACGCGACGATTCCGGTTCCCGCATACACTAGATTGGATTCCTTTTTCAGGAAGATTCCTTTCGAATTCGCGATCAGACTTTCGGAACGACTTTTTCCCACTCCTACATGAGGAACGTTCTCGATTCTCGCATCCTCCTTCCACGAAGCTTCGTCTAACGCCTGTCCGAAATTCCG
The genomic region above belongs to Leptospira fletcheri and contains:
- a CDS encoding TldD/PmbA family protein, which codes for MNLEQAADYVLREGKKLGLEEFDLIATDSEDTGIEVFQGRIANTETSRSRGVGIRVLKNSKPGYSYSERFSEEALSRMISDATDQTEITDRLELDLPEPNRIAEIDLKHFERNLEHLDFTWMRNFGQALDEASWKEDARIENVPHVGVGKSRSESLIANSKGIFLKKESNLVYAGTGIVASEKDSKKMGSFYRSGRDLSKFSPEEIAKEAASRAVELLGARPIESGVISVVLSHRISPQIFGMFSSPFFADAVQKGQSRLVGKKGEKIASSLLNIRCEPHIPDFPGSRLLDAEGVPTSPRSVVENGILNAFLYNLESAKKDGVSPSGNGVRSYSGRAGTSFSNLIVPFGKNTRQELLSSVPRCILITKLEGGAGCSAVSGEISIGIQGVYYENGKPQFPVDRMTMNTNFFDLIQRIEGISDQYADSYSSIKVPDILIREVNIAG